One part of the Sphingobacterium sp. LZ7M1 genome encodes these proteins:
- a CDS encoding TIM-barrel domain-containing protein has translation MYRNKQKLFWALGLSLLFSTASPATSFVAAGTLKQQTQEDSVRVQSVQKINPTTVQIKFSNDQLLLVDFYADNIFRLFQDNKSAVLRDPQAEPAAQILVNNPRKKLHNFEVNEKDGSWFISSKEAAMEISKANGLFKIYNIKNKQLVTQSIAPIAFNKKKVSLQLAEDPTEYFYGGGVQNGRFSHKGKSIAIENTNNWTDGGVASPTPFYWSTKGYGMMWYTFKKGKYDFGNTEKGKVKLSHDTDYLDLFFMVSDNPVGVLNDFYQLTGNPILLPKFGFYEGHLNAYNRDFWKEDEKGVLFEDGKRYKESQKDEGGTKESLNGEKNNYQFSARAVIDRYQQHDMPLGWILPNDGYGAGYGQEKTLDGNIQNLKSLGEYARSKGVEIGLWTQSDLHPKDSIDALLQRDIVKEVRDAGVRVLKTDVAWVGAGYSFGLNGVADVGHIMPYYGNDARPFIISLDGWAGTQRYAGIWSGDQTGGQWEYIRFHIPTYIGSGLSGQPNITSDMDGIFGGKNTKVNTRDFQWKTFTPMELNMDGWGSNEKYPHALGEPFTSINRNYLKLKSELMPYAYSIAKEAIDGKPMIRAMMLDYPNPYTQGSATQYQFLYGPFILVAPIYQETKVDSLGNDIRNGIYLPEGNWIDYFSGDLYAGNTIVNNFDAPIWKTPVFIKAGAIIPRTNPNNNVQEINKKHRIYEIYPAGKSHFYEYDDDGFTQAYLNKEGVYTCIESDAEKKAEVKILVHNAEGDFKGFDKEKSTEFWVNMTKKPKKIAVKVGKKNLKLKEVNSKVEFERSNNVYYYEGRPNLNAFSTKGSLFEQTEIIKNPQLLVKVEETDVTINPISLTIQGFEYAPVDRFKKSTGVLSAPSTVSISEEKTKAYTLEPTWDRVEHADYYEIEFDGQQYSYIQDNHLLFEGLKPETNYNFKIRSVNKDGVSDWKEFEQTTKSNPLQFAITGLSAETSVPNQGSEGVDNLVDFDEGNMWHTKWGQKAVPFDLIVDLNSFNQLDKFQYLPRSGRGNGILLEGKVEFSNDKEVWTEAGDFKWENNDSMKEFSFRDQPKARFVKLKVSKAVGDFGSGRELYVFKVPGTDSYRPGDINNDRLIDINDLTSYTNYTGLRMGDADFEGYVSNGDINKNGLIDAYDISAVATKLEGGVELDPKEELSGSLKVSASRSNFSKDDILEVHVKADNLKDVNAFSFALPYNPQDFEFVGIDNHLAKQMNNMTNDRLHSNGQKALYPTFVNLGDKEVINSKDGLILTIKLKAKRAGQFNLKAKDVMIVSKSMKTLGSRQ, from the coding sequence ATGTATAGAAACAAACAAAAGCTCTTTTGGGCTTTGGGCTTATCGCTATTATTTAGCACGGCATCTCCTGCGACAAGTTTTGTTGCTGCAGGAACATTAAAACAACAAACTCAAGAAGATTCTGTCCGGGTTCAATCGGTGCAGAAGATTAATCCCACTACAGTCCAAATCAAATTCAGTAACGATCAATTATTATTGGTTGATTTTTATGCTGACAATATTTTCAGGTTATTTCAGGACAATAAATCTGCTGTGCTGAGGGACCCGCAGGCAGAGCCAGCTGCCCAGATCTTGGTAAATAATCCTCGGAAGAAGCTGCACAATTTTGAAGTCAATGAGAAAGATGGTTCATGGTTTATTTCCAGTAAGGAAGCCGCGATGGAAATCAGCAAAGCAAATGGCCTATTTAAGATCTACAACATCAAGAATAAGCAGTTGGTAACCCAATCAATTGCCCCAATAGCATTCAACAAGAAGAAAGTTAGTCTTCAATTAGCTGAAGACCCCACGGAATATTTTTATGGTGGTGGTGTGCAAAACGGTCGTTTTTCCCATAAAGGAAAATCCATCGCTATCGAGAATACCAATAATTGGACAGATGGGGGTGTAGCCTCGCCAACTCCCTTTTATTGGTCAACTAAAGGCTACGGTATGATGTGGTACACCTTTAAGAAAGGGAAGTATGATTTTGGCAATACTGAAAAAGGAAAGGTAAAGCTTAGCCATGATACCGATTATCTGGACTTGTTTTTTATGGTCAGCGATAATCCGGTCGGAGTATTGAACGATTTCTATCAGTTAACCGGAAACCCCATATTGTTGCCAAAGTTTGGTTTTTATGAAGGGCACCTGAATGCCTACAACCGCGACTTTTGGAAGGAAGATGAAAAAGGCGTTTTATTCGAAGATGGGAAACGGTATAAGGAAAGCCAAAAGGATGAAGGCGGTACCAAGGAATCATTGAACGGCGAAAAGAACAATTATCAATTTTCAGCAAGAGCGGTTATTGATCGGTATCAACAGCATGACATGCCATTGGGTTGGATATTGCCGAATGATGGATATGGAGCCGGATATGGGCAAGAGAAAACATTAGATGGAAATATCCAAAACCTTAAATCATTAGGTGAATACGCTCGTTCAAAAGGCGTGGAGATAGGGCTTTGGACGCAATCAGATCTGCATCCAAAGGATAGTATAGATGCCTTGCTGCAAAGGGATATCGTGAAAGAGGTTCGTGATGCTGGGGTTCGTGTTTTAAAAACAGATGTGGCCTGGGTCGGTGCGGGATATTCCTTCGGGTTGAACGGTGTTGCCGATGTGGGACATATCATGCCATATTATGGCAATGATGCACGTCCATTTATTATATCATTGGATGGCTGGGCAGGTACGCAACGATATGCTGGTATCTGGTCTGGAGATCAGACCGGAGGGCAATGGGAGTATATACGATTCCATATTCCGACCTATATTGGTTCTGGTTTGTCGGGGCAACCTAATATCACTTCCGATATGGATGGTATTTTCGGCGGAAAGAACACAAAGGTGAATACAAGAGATTTCCAATGGAAGACCTTTACACCGATGGAATTGAATATGGACGGCTGGGGTTCGAATGAAAAATACCCACATGCTCTAGGTGAACCTTTTACATCGATCAACAGAAACTATCTGAAGTTGAAATCTGAGCTTATGCCCTATGCATACAGTATAGCAAAGGAGGCCATTGATGGAAAACCCATGATCCGCGCGATGATGCTGGATTATCCTAACCCTTATACCCAAGGTTCTGCCACGCAATATCAATTCCTGTATGGACCTTTTATTTTGGTTGCTCCAATCTATCAGGAAACCAAAGTTGATTCCTTAGGGAATGATATCCGTAATGGTATTTACCTTCCGGAAGGAAATTGGATAGATTATTTCTCTGGCGATCTCTATGCTGGGAATACTATCGTGAATAATTTTGATGCTCCAATCTGGAAAACACCGGTCTTTATTAAGGCCGGAGCAATTATTCCAAGAACAAACCCTAACAATAATGTCCAGGAAATCAATAAAAAACACAGGATATATGAAATCTATCCTGCTGGGAAATCGCATTTCTACGAATATGATGATGATGGTTTTACCCAAGCTTATCTAAATAAAGAGGGGGTTTATACCTGTATTGAATCGGATGCTGAAAAGAAGGCAGAGGTGAAGATTCTGGTTCATAATGCCGAAGGTGATTTTAAAGGTTTTGATAAGGAAAAGAGCACTGAATTTTGGGTCAATATGACCAAAAAGCCGAAGAAGATTGCGGTGAAAGTTGGAAAGAAAAACTTAAAACTGAAGGAGGTGAATTCTAAGGTAGAATTTGAGCGTTCAAATAATGTGTACTATTATGAGGGAAGGCCGAATTTGAATGCTTTCTCTACCAAAGGCTCCCTATTTGAGCAAACAGAGATCATTAAAAATCCACAGTTATTGGTGAAAGTTGAGGAAACAGATGTTACCATAAATCCGATCAGTTTAACAATTCAAGGCTTTGAATATGCGCCAGTCGATCGCTTTAAAAAATCGACAGGGGTACTCAGCGCACCGAGTACCGTTAGCATTTCAGAGGAGAAGACAAAGGCTTATACTTTAGAGCCAACATGGGATCGGGTAGAGCATGCAGACTATTATGAAATAGAATTTGATGGACAGCAGTATAGTTATATCCAAGACAATCATCTCCTGTTTGAAGGATTGAAACCTGAAACCAATTATAATTTCAAGATCAGGTCGGTAAACAAGGACGGTGTTTCAGATTGGAAGGAATTTGAACAGACTACCAAATCGAATCCATTGCAATTTGCCATAACAGGATTATCTGCTGAAACATCTGTGCCTAATCAAGGATCAGAGGGAGTTGATAATTTGGTGGATTTTGATGAAGGTAATATGTGGCATACGAAGTGGGGACAGAAGGCAGTTCCATTTGATTTGATAGTGGACCTGAACAGTTTTAACCAGTTGGATAAGTTTCAATATTTACCAAGATCGGGAAGAGGAAATGGAATCTTGTTGGAAGGTAAGGTGGAATTCAGCAATGATAAGGAGGTGTGGACTGAAGCCGGTGATTTCAAATGGGAGAACAATGATAGTATGAAGGAATTCAGCTTTAGGGACCAGCCGAAAGCAAGGTTTGTGAAGTTGAAAGTTTCTAAAGCTGTTGGAGATTTTGGTTCTGGAAGGGAGTTATATGTGTTTAAGGTTCCTGGAACGGATAGTTACCGTCCTGGTGATATCAATAATGACCGATTGATCGATATCAATGACCTGACTTCCTATACCAACTATACAGGTTTGAGAATGGGAGATGCCGACTTTGAGGGCTACGTAAGCAATGGAGACATCAACAAAAATGGGTTGATTGACGCGTATGATATTTCAGCTGTTGCTACGAAGTTAGAAGGGGGCGTTGAGTTAGATCCGAAGGAAGAGCTTTCAGGATCACTGAAGGTTTCTGCATCTAGATCTAATTTCAGCAAGGATGATATCTTGGAAGTTCACGTGAAAGCAGATAACTTGAAGGATGTCAATGCATTCTCATTTGCCTTGCCATATAATCCTCAAGATTTTGAATTCGTAGGAATTGACAATCATCTCGCAAAACAGATGAACAATATGACCAATGACAGATTGCATAGCAATGGTCAGAAGGCACTATATCCAACATTTGTGAACCTAGGTGATAAGGAGGTAATCAACTCTAAAGATGGTTTGATCCTAACCATTAAATTGAAGGCAAAACGTGCTGGTCAGTTTAATTTGAAAGCCAAGGATGTCATGATCGTTAGTAAGAGCATGAAGACACTAGGCTCAAGGCAATAG
- a CDS encoding toll/interleukin-1 receptor domain-containing protein, with protein sequence MENQEQDLSKKYKAFISYSHSDNQGEGRKWADWLHHALETYEIPEDLIGKKNAAGQEIPRQIYPVFQDEKELSASSSLSSSLTSALDRSEFLIYLSSPRSARSTYVRDEIRYFKQTGKSKQIMALILKGEPEYGDTHTEAQCFPDELRYNIDQNGQVIKDQPEEVLAADVRIPHTQDEGFTTAEGYRRYLHEQGIANHLIKNQVEEYKKRLDLALLKIISGILGVPLGELTKRDQAYQLEKIKQKNKNIKRIATAIAALGILAIIAGIFAWNQRNSALRNLAKSLYASGINKLTESEYGDGAAYIAEATRRGDESAELFAHSMLSVQDDLTRMPNVNYGVTRFSPDGKWLVGFASAGNNLNVLQVWDAVDRKLIKQRDDITAIQTRYPLFDGQNRAYVTTTNSNIVRYDIEKDQKEELRLNPDSSFIAIIAVSPDARYIVFNKRSREVVLFNTETKQEQVISATEQIAPSSAYIDNSSKTLFVERLFPEDSEVSIYDLAVVDPKPVFKKHFKSGIKTPTFSNDGNQIAFHNADGTNYFNKSNGVQWSAPSAMLVRFTGFTGNGNLYQGNDSQINQINTSNGSITKTSKLPENIFFFSNMMKIMEQDATNAETNSPDWTQSLVSGNSQTFIENKKGDPLRVAQFYETKDLAHIEPGITDDSAFLRYRAGKSVEKMDLKTGEKTKNFIQVPEEVTVHLVLHKTKRILVKGKSGKTYFFDASTGKPVGKPFDSQAKLYIFNKEETQVLARTGKNSFASWDIETGKQNINYTQEQDIAGFTVSPDYRSVILVNPDGWKVVDIASKKVLIEGKDALSSGAFSPNSQYLIKVSSTGDAQVLETKTYKPILEMKTIATPFMVFNNQGNILALSEDATHMRLWDLEDKKSFGQTIRISKNTQYFHFSDDDKQIFVQDDGEGMRYAAKVVDAKTGNILTMPFINQRFDQINVMPGDKRLMTIESLMNGIAINIWEVPGQVSMSKDQLARDLEKFYGKKYDNETGAILNYIDTTGTYDTWYFEDPFVRSVSPSSNVKITDILKKNYPIQNEANLQLLAVTYDYHPLARAMVANYFSSKPETKLIGQRMVDITEKQLIKIKNKELKSEVETLLKEAKQNLSK encoded by the coding sequence ATGGAAAATCAAGAGCAAGACCTAAGTAAGAAGTATAAAGCTTTTATAAGTTATAGTCATAGTGATAATCAGGGTGAAGGTAGGAAATGGGCGGATTGGCTACACCATGCATTAGAAACCTATGAAATCCCTGAAGACCTTATCGGTAAGAAAAATGCTGCCGGCCAGGAAATCCCAAGACAGATTTACCCCGTTTTTCAGGATGAAAAGGAACTTTCGGCCAGTTCTAGCTTGAGCAGTTCCCTGACCTCAGCACTCGACCGTTCTGAATTCCTGATCTATTTAAGCTCTCCAAGATCAGCCAGATCAACTTATGTACGGGACGAAATCAGGTATTTCAAACAGACGGGCAAATCCAAACAGATCATGGCTTTGATCCTAAAAGGTGAGCCTGAATATGGCGATACACATACCGAAGCACAATGTTTCCCTGATGAACTGCGATATAACATTGATCAAAATGGACAGGTAATCAAAGATCAACCAGAGGAAGTACTTGCTGCTGATGTCCGTATTCCACATACACAGGACGAAGGATTCACCACTGCCGAAGGCTATCGCCGGTATTTGCACGAACAAGGAATAGCTAACCACCTCATCAAAAACCAGGTCGAGGAATACAAGAAAAGATTGGACCTCGCCTTGTTGAAAATAATATCCGGAATATTGGGCGTACCATTGGGGGAATTGACCAAGAGGGACCAAGCCTACCAATTGGAGAAAATAAAACAGAAGAACAAAAATATCAAACGCATTGCAACGGCGATTGCTGCCTTGGGTATCCTAGCCATCATTGCCGGTATTTTTGCCTGGAACCAAAGAAACTCCGCATTGCGCAATCTTGCAAAATCATTGTATGCTTCAGGAATCAATAAATTGACCGAAAGCGAATATGGTGATGGCGCCGCATATATTGCGGAAGCAACCCGAAGAGGTGATGAAAGTGCAGAACTTTTTGCACACTCCATGTTGTCGGTCCAAGATGATCTTACCAGAATGCCAAATGTCAATTACGGTGTAACGCGCTTCTCCCCTGATGGCAAATGGTTGGTTGGGTTCGCCAGTGCCGGAAACAATTTGAATGTACTCCAAGTTTGGGATGCCGTTGACCGGAAACTTATTAAACAACGGGATGATATCACCGCAATCCAAACCCGCTACCCGCTGTTCGATGGACAGAACAGGGCATATGTTACCACAACGAACAGCAATATCGTCAGATACGATATTGAAAAGGACCAAAAAGAGGAACTTCGATTAAATCCGGACAGCTCCTTTATTGCCATAATAGCTGTTTCTCCAGACGCTAGATATATCGTATTCAATAAAAGGTCACGGGAAGTCGTACTTTTCAATACGGAAACAAAACAAGAACAGGTCATTTCGGCAACAGAGCAGATTGCTCCATCTTCTGCATATATTGACAATAGCTCCAAAACTCTATTTGTGGAGCGTCTATTTCCAGAAGATTCTGAAGTTAGCATCTATGACCTAGCTGTAGTCGACCCTAAACCAGTCTTTAAAAAACACTTCAAATCTGGAATCAAGACACCGACCTTCAGTAATGATGGAAACCAAATTGCCTTTCACAATGCTGATGGAACGAATTATTTCAACAAATCCAATGGCGTTCAATGGTCTGCCCCATCAGCCATGTTGGTCAGGTTTACCGGCTTCACCGGTAATGGTAATCTATACCAAGGAAATGATTCCCAGATCAACCAGATCAATACGTCGAACGGATCCATTACCAAAACCAGTAAATTACCAGAAAACATCTTCTTTTTCAGCAACATGATGAAGATTATGGAACAAGATGCTACAAATGCAGAAACCAACTCACCAGATTGGACCCAATCTTTGGTAAGTGGAAATTCACAGACCTTTATTGAAAACAAAAAGGGCGACCCCTTAAGAGTGGCACAGTTCTATGAAACCAAAGATCTTGCCCATATTGAGCCAGGTATTACCGATGATTCTGCATTCTTACGATACAGAGCTGGAAAGTCAGTGGAAAAGATGGATCTTAAGACTGGCGAAAAAACCAAAAACTTTATTCAAGTACCCGAAGAGGTAACGGTTCACCTAGTACTCCACAAAACTAAACGGATACTTGTTAAGGGCAAAAGTGGTAAAACCTACTTCTTTGATGCCAGCACGGGAAAACCAGTTGGAAAGCCATTTGATTCTCAAGCGAAACTTTACATCTTCAATAAGGAGGAAACCCAAGTCCTCGCAAGGACCGGTAAGAACAGCTTTGCATCTTGGGATATTGAAACCGGAAAACAGAACATCAATTATACGCAGGAACAGGATATCGCTGGTTTTACGGTTAGCCCAGATTACAGATCAGTGATTTTAGTAAATCCTGATGGCTGGAAAGTGGTGGATATTGCTTCTAAAAAAGTCCTAATCGAAGGAAAGGACGCTTTGAGCAGTGGCGCTTTCAGTCCTAATTCTCAATACTTGATCAAGGTCAGTTCTACCGGCGATGCACAGGTATTAGAAACCAAAACCTATAAACCTATTTTGGAAATGAAAACCATCGCTACGCCGTTTATGGTCTTCAATAACCAAGGAAATATATTGGCCCTTTCTGAAGACGCCACCCATATGCGCTTATGGGATTTGGAGGACAAAAAATCATTTGGCCAAACTATCCGCATCAGCAAAAACACACAATATTTCCATTTCTCGGATGATGACAAGCAGATCTTTGTACAGGATGACGGTGAAGGAATGCGTTATGCAGCAAAGGTGGTTGATGCAAAAACCGGAAACATCCTGACTATGCCCTTTATCAACCAGCGATTTGATCAGATCAATGTAATGCCAGGCGACAAAAGGTTAATGACCATTGAATCACTCATGAATGGCATCGCCATCAATATCTGGGAAGTTCCAGGACAGGTCAGCATGTCCAAAGACCAATTGGCTAGAGATTTGGAGAAATTCTATGGTAAAAAATATGACAATGAAACCGGAGCAATCCTGAACTATATTGATACGACCGGCACCTATGACACCTGGTATTTTGAAGATCCATTCGTCAGGTCAGTATCCCCTAGCTCCAACGTCAAGATTACCGATATCTTGAAGAAAAACTACCCTATCCAAAATGAGGCGAACCTTCAATTGTTGGCAGTGACCTATGACTACCATCCGTTGGCCAGGGCTATGGTTGCCAATTATTTCAGCAGTAAGCCTGAAACGAAATTGATAGGTCAGCGTATGGTTGACATTACAGAAAAACAATTGATCAAGATCAAGAACAAAGAACTGAAATCTGAAGTTGAAACGCTCCTAAAAGAAGCAAAACAGAACTTAAGCAAATAA
- the thiM gene encoding hydroxyethylthiazole kinase, translating to MENDIYHLLTQVREKSPLVQNITNFVVMNNTANALLALGASPIMVHAEEELEEVLSFCNALVINIGTLSKPWAENMILATKLANKLAKPWVLDPVGAGISTLRNETLKSLLELKPTVIRGNASEIIALQNFNNKSAKGVDSTQSSSSALDAGKLLQEETGSIVCISGATDYVISKNEITEIKNGTSVMTKVTGMGCTASAITAAFIGLAKDPYQEAVAGIAITSLAGELAAKISKGPGSLQLNFYDILYNLAKEQILGNLKLKKYANPS from the coding sequence ATGGAAAACGACATTTATCATTTATTGACTCAAGTCCGAGAAAAATCTCCACTCGTTCAAAACATTACAAATTTTGTGGTCATGAACAATACCGCAAATGCCCTTCTGGCACTTGGTGCATCTCCAATTATGGTCCATGCCGAAGAGGAATTAGAGGAAGTCCTCAGTTTCTGCAATGCCCTTGTCATCAACATCGGTACCCTAAGCAAACCATGGGCAGAAAATATGATCCTGGCCACAAAGCTGGCCAACAAATTAGCTAAACCTTGGGTATTGGATCCGGTTGGTGCAGGTATCTCTACCCTACGCAATGAAACGCTAAAATCTCTATTGGAATTAAAACCAACGGTCATTCGTGGGAATGCTTCGGAAATTATCGCCCTTCAGAACTTTAACAATAAAAGTGCTAAAGGTGTGGACAGCACCCAATCAAGCAGCTCGGCCCTAGATGCCGGAAAGTTACTGCAAGAGGAAACGGGATCCATAGTTTGTATTTCCGGTGCCACTGATTATGTCATTTCAAAGAATGAAATCACCGAAATCAAAAACGGCACCTCCGTGATGACCAAGGTAACTGGAATGGGCTGTACGGCTTCCGCAATTACCGCAGCATTCATTGGCTTAGCAAAAGACCCCTACCAAGAAGCTGTCGCTGGTATTGCCATCACTAGTCTTGCAGGCGAATTGGCTGCCAAAATATCGAAAGGCCCAGGTAGCCTTCAGCTCAATTTTTATGACATCCTTTACAATCTTGCCAAAGAACAGATTTTAGGTAACCTAAAACTAAAAAAATATGCCAATCCATCCTGA
- a CDS encoding NAD-binding protein: MNLTRRQKGLLGIAFVCFLIILSWIGLSKFFPESNSLRYLPDRIYRIIKIVFGGDPSGSGLEAENVPWELILAKICAIGILLFGAYKIIQKVFSEQFNLLKASFKQNHVISVGISKKGRQLFQSLKEDYKQKGIAIEKETEHADINSVKKQGHLVIIGNAEEESTLLEAGIKRASSLIVFLENEQTVIEIIESVQDIYDRSKCQNDLHCFLHISNPRLIDLVKNTGIHLDNNQIQLRFFNIHKMLARQFFSQFPIDLQRSGKELSDINKIVFLGYGDFAKAMLVQAMRIFHISVENDLKIAVYSEQAEKDRNYFNEQYPKANKIFPIEFHNFQGTYNELVSREELLDKGNETLFITAFDQDQTNLNTALELLDKTQNSKFPIYVLNAEGKGLRKLIRYSEESDRIKFFGQMEDICNLEFITGNKLDKLAQAIHDDYRKLLSGTSSESARYTSDWLTLSEDAKDASRAQADHIPYKFLLTHKEWPVNQPDAIAFSEDEVETLAIIEHNRWMAHRYINGWDYGEVRNDELKFHPSLIPWEILSESEKQKDRDTILRIKILLNEK, from the coding sequence ATGAATTTGACAAGAAGACAAAAAGGTCTATTGGGAATAGCATTTGTATGCTTTTTGATAATATTATCTTGGATCGGTTTATCCAAGTTCTTTCCTGAGAGCAACTCCTTGAGGTACCTACCTGATCGGATTTACCGCATCATCAAAATCGTATTCGGTGGCGACCCTTCAGGTTCAGGCCTAGAAGCTGAAAATGTACCCTGGGAATTGATCCTAGCTAAGATATGTGCCATTGGCATTCTGCTTTTCGGTGCCTACAAGATTATTCAAAAGGTATTCTCCGAACAGTTCAATCTCTTAAAGGCTTCTTTCAAACAGAACCATGTCATCTCTGTGGGTATCTCAAAAAAAGGTAGGCAACTTTTTCAAAGCCTAAAGGAAGACTATAAGCAAAAAGGAATTGCCATTGAAAAGGAAACAGAGCATGCCGACATCAATTCTGTAAAAAAACAGGGCCACTTAGTGATTATCGGAAATGCCGAAGAAGAAAGTACCCTACTGGAAGCAGGGATCAAACGCGCCTCTTCCCTGATCGTCTTCCTAGAAAATGAGCAAACCGTAATTGAAATCATTGAATCTGTTCAAGATATCTACGATAGATCAAAATGTCAGAACGACTTGCATTGCTTTTTACATATCAGCAACCCAAGGTTGATCGACTTGGTCAAGAACACCGGAATCCATTTAGATAACAACCAAATCCAACTTCGATTCTTCAACATCCACAAGATGTTGGCAAGGCAGTTTTTTTCGCAATTTCCAATAGATCTACAGCGATCCGGTAAGGAACTTTCCGATATCAATAAAATCGTATTTTTAGGCTATGGGGATTTCGCAAAAGCCATGTTGGTCCAAGCCATGAGGATTTTCCATATTTCTGTCGAAAATGACCTGAAAATTGCTGTTTATTCCGAGCAAGCTGAAAAAGACAGGAATTACTTCAACGAGCAATATCCTAAAGCCAATAAGATTTTTCCTATTGAATTCCATAATTTTCAAGGAACCTACAATGAGCTGGTATCTAGGGAGGAATTATTGGATAAAGGCAATGAAACTTTGTTCATTACTGCTTTCGACCAGGACCAAACTAATCTCAATACCGCTTTGGAACTCTTGGACAAAACCCAGAATAGTAAATTCCCGATCTATGTGCTCAATGCTGAAGGAAAAGGTTTGCGGAAGTTGATCCGCTATTCGGAAGAAAGCGATAGGATAAAATTCTTTGGTCAGATGGAAGATATCTGTAACCTTGAATTTATCACGGGCAATAAATTGGACAAATTAGCCCAGGCCATCCATGATGATTATAGAAAATTACTTTCCGGTACCAGTTCAGAAAGTGCCCGATACACTTCTGATTGGTTAACCCTGAGCGAAGATGCAAAAGATGCCAGCCGAGCGCAGGCAGACCATATTCCCTATAAGTTTTTATTGACCCATAAAGAATGGCCAGTAAACCAGCCGGATGCAATAGCTTTCAGTGAGGATGAAGTGGAAACCTTGGCCATTATCGAGCATAACCGCTGGATGGCACACCGATATATCAATGGTTGGGACTATGGAGAAGTACGAAATGATGAGCTTAAATTCCACCCTTCCCTGATTCCTTGGGAAATCTTGAGCGAAAGTGAAAAACAGAAAGATCGAGACACCATCCTTAGAATTAAGATTCTTTTGAACGAAAAATAA